In uncultured Trichococcus sp., one DNA window encodes the following:
- a CDS encoding AAA family ATPase, whose protein sequence is MNKMKLLLLADTESDRQNIMGILKNIDYVNVIGDYTDEEAAWDSLERSSAEIMLLGAGVNGEGYSFAERLSAIHPELGIIMLENELLEETMHNALFSGAKDVLVKPLEPEKVAGAIYRIHQLSERKAALQNNSIHKKARKRDLGQVYTVFSTKGGVGKTFVSINLAASLAKKTDARVVLLDLDLDFGNAALALNLYPKFTISDVVDDIRNIDSDLIESYLMPHESGIKVLPANLQQQMNDYMNAEHIRIILESLRESFDYIVVDMPARFVDKVMPALALADTLLVVTTPEISSVRNVKALLATLMDLNFPQSKVKIILNKEQIRGDIKQKDIEVTLNKKVDAAIGFDYQKVLSSLNRGIPLVSEYPKNVVSKNIEKLCLRIVQDEPLKA, encoded by the coding sequence ATGAACAAAATGAAACTATTGCTGTTGGCTGATACAGAGTCTGATCGCCAGAACATCATGGGAATATTAAAAAATATTGATTACGTCAATGTGATTGGGGATTATACCGATGAAGAAGCGGCATGGGATAGTCTGGAAAGATCTTCAGCTGAAATTATGCTACTAGGAGCTGGAGTGAACGGAGAAGGCTATTCTTTTGCAGAAAGGCTGTCTGCAATCCATCCTGAGCTCGGTATTATTATGCTGGAAAATGAATTGTTGGAAGAGACCATGCATAATGCCCTTTTTTCAGGCGCCAAGGATGTGCTGGTGAAACCATTGGAGCCCGAAAAAGTGGCAGGTGCTATCTATCGAATTCATCAACTGAGCGAAAGGAAAGCTGCCTTGCAAAACAACAGTATCCATAAGAAAGCTCGGAAAAGAGATCTGGGCCAAGTGTATACCGTATTTAGTACCAAAGGTGGAGTAGGGAAGACTTTTGTTTCCATAAATTTAGCGGCTTCTCTTGCGAAGAAAACAGATGCTCGGGTAGTATTGCTTGATTTGGATCTTGATTTTGGCAATGCCGCATTGGCCCTGAATCTTTATCCAAAATTCACTATTTCTGACGTAGTTGATGATATTCGCAATATCGACAGCGATCTGATTGAAAGTTATTTGATGCCACATGAATCAGGAATTAAAGTATTGCCGGCAAACTTGCAGCAACAAATGAACGATTACATGAATGCAGAACACATCCGCATCATTCTGGAATCATTGCGGGAGTCATTTGACTACATCGTCGTCGACATGCCTGCCCGTTTCGTGGACAAGGTGATGCCTGCATTGGCTTTGGCAGACACACTTTTGGTTGTTACCACACCGGAAATTTCTTCCGTACGGAATGTGAAGGCCTTGTTGGCTACGTTGATGGATTTGAATTTCCCACAATCAAAAGTCAAGATCATCTTGAACAAAGAGCAGATTCGGGGAGACATCAAACAGAAAGACATCGAGGTTACGTTGAACAAAAAGGTGGATGCTGCAATCGGATTTGATTATCAAAAAGTTTTGTCTTCTTTAAATAGAGGAATCCCCTTGGTATCAGAGTATCCGAAAAACGTCGTTTCAAAGAATATTGAGAAACTCTGCCTTAGGATTGTACAAGATGAACCATTAAAAGCTTAA
- a CDS encoding type II secretion system F family protein, whose amino-acid sequence MLPIMLISIFITVLSAVYGIYLVFFEHRHSVKERLSQTRQADVAASNEDVQIEKGNKLSLWLKKFNKDMEKSKYYLNVQSKLLQAYIKMKPLEFVKISLAAGLITGVLLHLITGNLLFLFIGFFVGYKIPEVILEIIRKKRVRKLNAQLPQALGLLANGLRAGYSFPQAMAVITKEMEAPIADEFGKVLRENAYGKPMEEALVDFSKRTDDEDLDMFITTLLIQMNVGGDLAEILDTISETIRERVKLRGEIRTLTAQNRMSAWVVGIMPFALALLTYKASPDQAFAFITNPIGMIMGIVAAVLMVIGVFALIKIVNIKV is encoded by the coding sequence ATGCTGCCGATTATGTTGATTTCCATTTTCATTACTGTCCTGTCTGCAGTGTATGGCATTTACTTGGTTTTCTTTGAACATAGACATTCCGTAAAGGAAAGACTGTCACAAACCAGGCAAGCTGATGTGGCAGCTTCGAATGAGGATGTCCAGATTGAAAAAGGAAATAAGCTTTCTTTATGGTTGAAAAAATTCAATAAGGATATGGAAAAATCAAAATACTATTTGAATGTACAGTCTAAATTGCTTCAAGCTTACATCAAGATGAAACCTCTCGAATTTGTCAAAATTTCCCTTGCTGCTGGCTTGATAACGGGTGTATTGCTCCATCTGATTACTGGCAACCTGTTATTTTTGTTCATCGGATTTTTTGTGGGTTACAAAATTCCGGAAGTAATTTTGGAAATAATCAGGAAGAAGAGAGTGCGCAAGTTGAACGCGCAGCTGCCGCAAGCTTTAGGATTGCTTGCTAATGGCTTGCGGGCAGGTTACAGTTTTCCGCAGGCGATGGCGGTCATTACGAAAGAAATGGAGGCACCTATCGCTGATGAGTTCGGAAAAGTTTTGCGCGAAAATGCGTATGGCAAGCCGATGGAAGAGGCTTTGGTGGATTTTTCCAAACGGACAGATGATGAAGATCTGGATATGTTCATCACTACCCTTCTGATCCAAATGAACGTCGGAGGCGATTTAGCGGAAATTTTGGACACCATTTCGGAAACAATCCGTGAGCGCGTCAAATTAAGAGGGGAAATCAGAACGCTTACCGCGCAGAACCGCATGTCTGCTTGGGTAGTCGGCATCATGCCATTCGCCTTAGCGTTATTGACGTATAAAGCGAGTCCAGATCAAGCATTTGCTTTCATCACAAATCCAATTGGAATGATAATGGGCATCGTAGCAGCAGTATTGATGGTCATCGGCGTTTTCGCGTTGATCAAAATCGTGAACATAAAAGTATAA
- a CDS encoding type II secretion system F family protein — MEILVYGSVFLTSMGVLYVIYERFLEPKALVKERLDNVKIITDTREALSDEMHEPFTQRVINPAYEKIVIHLGEFAPSSIRDKYNALLASAGLLDKMKYYNILAIQFLLASLLVLMNFVISRRFGSPINSTFLFVAVLLGFLFPYSVLKSKSEERRQKIQHGLPNFLDLLHVTVEAGLSFDMSIYRTTSKLKGPLSDELLFTMNEMNKGRDRSEAFRDLVKRTQVEDLATFVTSIIQAEELGSNIGNVLRIQSETIRTVKRQRLETQAAKIPVKMTIPMTLCLLPAMLIVAVGPSIISIMENFLK, encoded by the coding sequence ATGGAAATTCTGGTTTATGGTTCTGTTTTTCTCACCAGCATGGGAGTTCTCTACGTAATCTACGAACGATTTCTCGAGCCGAAAGCGTTAGTAAAAGAACGTTTGGATAATGTGAAGATCATTACCGATACGCGGGAGGCTCTATCTGATGAGATGCATGAGCCTTTCACGCAGCGGGTCATCAATCCAGCGTATGAAAAAATAGTAATACACTTGGGGGAATTTGCCCCTTCATCCATTCGTGACAAGTACAATGCTTTGCTTGCCAGTGCCGGGTTATTGGATAAAATGAAATACTACAATATCCTTGCGATTCAATTTCTTCTGGCAAGTTTGTTGGTTTTGATGAATTTCGTCATTTCCAGAAGATTTGGAAGCCCAATCAATTCCACGTTCCTGTTTGTGGCTGTGCTGCTGGGTTTCTTATTTCCTTATTCGGTCTTGAAATCAAAGTCAGAGGAGCGCAGACAAAAAATTCAGCATGGTCTGCCTAACTTTCTGGACTTGCTGCATGTAACAGTTGAAGCAGGCTTGTCTTTTGATATGTCCATTTATCGCACAACCAGCAAATTGAAAGGACCGTTGAGTGATGAATTATTATTCACTATGAACGAGATGAATAAAGGGCGTGACCGCTCGGAAGCATTTCGTGATTTGGTTAAACGCACACAGGTTGAAGATTTGGCCACATTTGTCACTTCGATCATTCAGGCTGAGGAACTTGGTTCAAACATCGGGAACGTCCTTCGGATTCAGTCGGAAACAATCCGCACCGTAAAACGCCAGCGGTTAGAAACACAGGCTGCAAAAATTCCAGTCAAAATGACGATTCCCATGACACTCTGCCTACTGCCTGCGATGTTGATAGTGGCTGTTGGACCATCCATCATCAGTATCATGGAGAATTTTTTGAAATGA
- a CDS encoding TetR/AcrR family transcriptional regulator C-terminal domain-containing protein, whose protein sequence is MTSESNSRSARRTKHLFKDALVRLLETESFACISVKDIVETAEYNRTTFYNHYYDKYDLLDDLTQDLLDGFATAIRSSFKTYHPSKRTPMKAAEITIFDYVHQNRQAISLCFQNDVQKKLTLKSLDTIYQELMAIWATLIEGPEKQLASDARLFTYTLAGTIGGWMDEDFRTPPDEIRAAFVAYHNPAF, encoded by the coding sequence ATGACAAGTGAATCGAACAGCAGAAGCGCCCGCCGAACAAAGCATCTATTCAAGGATGCGCTGGTGCGTCTATTGGAAACAGAAAGTTTTGCCTGCATCTCCGTAAAGGATATCGTGGAAACCGCTGAATACAATCGCACGACTTTTTATAATCACTACTATGATAAATATGATTTGCTTGATGATCTGACGCAGGACTTGTTGGATGGTTTTGCAACCGCCATCAGATCCAGTTTCAAAACATACCATCCCAGTAAGCGGACACCGATGAAAGCAGCCGAGATCACCATTTTCGATTATGTCCATCAGAATCGGCAGGCCATTTCCTTGTGTTTCCAGAACGATGTGCAAAAAAAACTCACACTCAAAAGTTTGGATACAATCTATCAAGAGCTGATGGCAATCTGGGCCACGCTCATCGAAGGCCCGGAAAAGCAACTGGCTTCCGACGCCAGACTTTTCACCTACACTTTGGCTGGCACAATAGGCGGATGGATGGACGAGGATTTTCGGACACCTCCCGATGAAATACGGGCAGCTTTCGTTGCCTATCATAATCCAGCTTTCTGA
- a CDS encoding Tad domain-containing protein, whose translation MLKKLRKLKSEEHGQALVFFVGIFAILLAVMAFVVDVGSVYVEKAKLQNAVDAAALAGAYDLTGGDDVIAETIARGSANNYFDSNGYEDVIPIIDPEANSVKVSAIKNVNYTFAQIIGLSSANVKASATASISPADGVTGVIPVGVVQQIFNIGQEYTLKEGGGDGANGNFGGLDFGSLTSFVNSSFKKGGAALFQDLVTEGYDQPIFVGEKVDTEPGAMSGKSFTENKIAFIPLVDSMDVEGKKELTIVGFAAFKVKNYYEEKTEIDGKTVKKGVIVGTFEYDVAASSVAGTYPDSGLRNVRLTE comes from the coding sequence ATGCTGAAGAAATTAAGAAAATTAAAGAGTGAAGAACATGGACAGGCATTAGTTTTTTTTGTCGGAATATTTGCGATACTGTTGGCCGTTATGGCTTTTGTTGTTGATGTAGGCAGCGTATATGTAGAAAAAGCGAAGCTGCAAAATGCAGTAGATGCGGCGGCTTTAGCTGGTGCGTACGATTTAACTGGTGGGGATGATGTAATCGCTGAAACCATTGCTAGAGGCAGTGCAAACAATTATTTTGATTCAAATGGATATGAAGATGTTATTCCCATAATTGATCCTGAAGCTAATAGTGTAAAAGTATCAGCAATTAAGAATGTAAATTATACATTTGCACAAATCATAGGGTTGAGTAGCGCAAATGTAAAGGCCAGTGCGACCGCGTCCATTAGTCCAGCGGATGGTGTCACAGGTGTAATACCTGTAGGGGTTGTACAACAGATTTTCAACATTGGACAGGAATATACATTGAAAGAAGGCGGAGGGGACGGGGCTAACGGAAACTTTGGCGGATTGGATTTTGGCTCATTGACCAGTTTTGTAAACAGCAGTTTCAAAAAAGGCGGAGCTGCTTTATTTCAGGATCTCGTCACAGAAGGTTATGATCAACCTATTTTTGTCGGTGAGAAAGTAGATACCGAGCCTGGTGCTATGTCCGGTAAAAGCTTTACAGAAAACAAAATAGCCTTTATACCATTAGTCGATAGCATGGATGTTGAAGGAAAGAAGGAGCTAACGATTGTCGGGTTTGCTGCATTTAAAGTTAAGAATTATTACGAAGAAAAAACAGAAATTGATGGAAAAACAGTCAAGAAAGGTGTGATCGTTGGTACATTTGAATATGATGTTGCTGCCAGTAGCGTTGCCGGAACATATCCTGACTCTGGTTTGCGTAATGTGAGGCTTACTGAATAG
- a CDS encoding A24 family peptidase yields MATASNVLLLMLVSLSAVFDAKERRIPNKITFMGIIVGLLFNLITGGWIGLLNSFLGLLAGIAIFFIPFAVGGMGAGDVKLMGAIGALMGWRFSMETAIYSALVGGLMVLVYLVYTRKMRDTLSGMLLALVQVLNRIIQKRGYSETLMKAEQTFYKNGQEYKKIYIPYGVAIAGGAVLVLLAYSQGIQVF; encoded by the coding sequence ATGGCGACCGCAAGCAATGTACTGCTTCTGATGCTGGTATCGCTATCCGCAGTGTTTGACGCCAAAGAACGGCGGATACCCAACAAAATTACCTTTATGGGAATTATTGTTGGCTTGTTATTTAATTTAATTACTGGAGGATGGATCGGGTTATTGAACAGCTTCTTGGGTTTGCTGGCAGGAATCGCCATCTTTTTCATTCCTTTTGCTGTGGGTGGGATGGGAGCTGGCGATGTGAAATTAATGGGAGCCATTGGGGCTTTGATGGGGTGGCGTTTTTCAATGGAAACCGCTATTTATTCTGCGCTGGTTGGCGGATTGATGGTACTTGTTTACTTGGTTTATACCAGAAAAATGCGCGACACACTTAGCGGGATGCTATTGGCTCTTGTACAAGTACTAAATCGTATTATCCAAAAAAGAGGCTACAGTGAGACGCTTATGAAAGCCGAGCAAACCTTTTACAAGAATGGTCAGGAGTATAAAAAAATATATATTCCTTATGGAGTAGCGATTGCCGGAGGAGCGGTACTGGTGCTTCTTGCTTATAGTCAAGGCATACAAGTTTTTTAA
- a CDS encoding vWA domain-containing protein yields MFVKKISLIVTLVSLFFLSIPYVCAEETTTSEKIAVSLVIDTSGSMAETDPNNLRKTASEIFIDLLSPDDYLGVAMFSTDAVEAIPMQQVASMENKENLKATLAPAITASGDTDYLKALQAAEYQLDSFAEQDVRKVIIFLTDGVPDPDPAQRDNPDFISGYMESIWATTANIGLKDYPIYTLGFGNSDQSILQRIAADSRGEAKFIESPSAIATNFFEVLRMLKNRQTFFNESLDIQGEQAIPFSIDPYTSQVTMVLANENAGLDVSVVSSDGQMVPQNLGVQKNDNYSIITLNQHEKELTGEWQLIVNGTGNVQLFGDKDLFFKSWMVEPQTNMQHPVNEPLNVTVAVLGELSPQMTVEVLVSKNGIPETNSIQLASKDGYYVGTYDEVDQQGIYSLETVVKDGDILVTKSLTNIKVQELPALRTDEYEKDTLTYKLSESKKVTGYLEMHENVVDSQHGIEITSFNLVKNYTDGRQEIQALSDSPDEANGDLVGGDGIYSAVMPFDQEGEFSASLVVQGVYKGDMFQLEEDLGDYRVVSSGEVVGTILKTDLLGKPGGEISVPIHLENYSGRSETITVEIDPAIGTVQSTPILLESGEILDGVVAVKLSDGINLADHNVQLSLAAMDPLTVVTTDLRAAVSVVSGTDMLMINLKDAFHNNQGIIILIIVLMVAFVAIGRLLYFVLVKKKMSNLGYLEYNKKDSTDSMMKFQLPKNVSKISISFGGHNKNADVSIMETRYKYNLNLAVVKNNKGMKWVEGYKSLSKGYKPFHLLLNAEAPGIFMIDGEVLTHREIFDQDTFETGGYTFVYRTEVKSLKQQEKAKNVLEGKM; encoded by the coding sequence ATGTTCGTAAAGAAAATATCCTTGATCGTTACACTCGTAAGCCTGTTTTTTTTGAGTATACCCTATGTCTGTGCGGAAGAAACAACTACTTCGGAAAAAATTGCTGTTTCCCTGGTGATTGACACCTCTGGGAGTATGGCCGAAACGGACCCGAATAACTTGAGAAAGACAGCGTCGGAAATCTTTATTGATCTGCTGAGCCCTGATGACTATCTCGGTGTCGCCATGTTTTCTACTGATGCTGTGGAAGCAATCCCCATGCAACAGGTGGCAAGCATGGAAAACAAAGAAAATTTGAAAGCTACACTTGCCCCTGCGATAACGGCGTCGGGGGATACGGATTATTTAAAAGCTTTACAAGCCGCAGAGTATCAACTTGATAGTTTTGCTGAGCAAGATGTCCGAAAGGTAATCATCTTTCTGACAGATGGGGTGCCCGATCCAGACCCGGCTCAAAGAGATAATCCGGATTTCATATCAGGCTATATGGAAAGTATTTGGGCAACGACGGCAAATATCGGATTAAAGGATTATCCGATTTATACATTAGGATTCGGAAATTCCGATCAGAGCATTCTGCAACGGATTGCAGCTGATTCCCGTGGTGAAGCGAAATTCATTGAAAGTCCCAGTGCAATTGCAACCAATTTTTTTGAGGTTCTTCGTATGCTGAAGAATCGTCAGACATTCTTCAACGAAAGCTTGGACATCCAGGGAGAGCAAGCCATTCCCTTTTCCATTGATCCCTATACTTCCCAAGTGACGATGGTTTTGGCAAATGAAAATGCCGGGTTGGATGTGTCTGTCGTATCGTCAGATGGGCAAATGGTACCCCAAAATTTAGGGGTGCAAAAAAACGATAATTATTCCATCATCACATTGAATCAACATGAGAAGGAATTGACCGGCGAATGGCAATTAATCGTAAATGGAACTGGTAACGTGCAACTATTCGGCGATAAGGATCTGTTCTTCAAATCTTGGATGGTGGAACCGCAGACAAACATGCAACATCCCGTTAATGAACCGCTTAATGTGACGGTTGCTGTGTTGGGGGAACTATCCCCGCAGATGACAGTTGAGGTTCTGGTCTCAAAGAACGGCATACCTGAAACGAACAGTATCCAGTTAGCCTCAAAAGATGGCTATTATGTGGGTACTTATGATGAGGTGGATCAACAAGGGATTTATTCTTTGGAGACGGTCGTAAAAGATGGGGATATTTTGGTTACGAAAAGCTTGACCAATATTAAAGTCCAAGAATTGCCTGCTTTGAGAACGGATGAGTACGAAAAAGACACCCTTACCTATAAGCTATCGGAAAGTAAAAAGGTCACTGGATATCTCGAGATGCATGAGAATGTGGTAGACAGTCAACACGGTATAGAAATCACCAGCTTTAATTTGGTGAAGAACTATACTGATGGGAGACAAGAAATACAGGCATTATCGGACAGTCCGGATGAAGCCAACGGGGACTTAGTTGGTGGAGATGGAATCTATTCAGCGGTTATGCCATTTGACCAAGAAGGTGAATTTTCCGCGTCTTTAGTTGTGCAAGGAGTTTATAAAGGCGACATGTTCCAGTTGGAAGAGGATTTGGGAGATTATAGGGTCGTCTCTTCGGGAGAAGTAGTCGGTACAATTCTTAAGACTGATTTGCTTGGAAAACCTGGAGGAGAAATCAGCGTCCCGATTCATTTGGAAAACTATTCCGGAAGGAGTGAAACGATAACGGTCGAAATCGACCCTGCAATCGGAACTGTCCAATCAACCCCAATTTTGTTGGAATCAGGTGAAATACTGGACGGTGTTGTTGCAGTGAAACTGTCCGATGGCATCAATTTGGCTGATCATAACGTTCAGTTAAGTTTAGCAGCTATGGATCCTTTGACAGTGGTGACAACGGATCTGCGGGCCGCTGTTTCTGTCGTATCCGGCACGGACATGTTGATGATAAACTTGAAAGACGCATTCCACAATAATCAGGGCATCATAATCCTGATTATTGTGCTGATGGTTGCGTTTGTTGCAATTGGCCGTCTATTGTACTTCGTCTTAGTCAAGAAAAAAATGAGCAACTTGGGATATTTAGAGTACAACAAAAAAGACTCCACCGATTCTATGATGAAATTCCAGTTGCCTAAGAATGTCTCAAAAATATCCATTTCTTTTGGGGGACATAATAAAAATGCTGATGTAAGCATCATGGAAACCCGATACAAATATAATCTGAACCTTGCCGTGGTGAAAAATAACAAGGGGATGAAATGGGTTGAAGGATATAAGTCGTTATCAAAAGGCTACAAACCATTTCACCTACTATTGAATGCGGAAGCTCCAGGTATATTCATGATTGATGGGGAAGTTCTTACACATAGGGAAATATTTGATCAGGATACGTTTGAAACTGGGGGATATACATTTGTGTACAGAACGGAAGTAAAAAGTCTCAAGCAACAAGAAAAAGCAAAAAATGTGCTGGAAGGTAAGATGTGA
- the cpaB gene encoding Flp pilus assembly protein CpaB — MKNKKRVWIITVFFALFTTGLVYVYLNRVAAASEANKVKTERVVVALATIPEHVKVTADMLETKEIAEDAVHPDALTSIDEVVGGTTTTDLVAGEQILSERIVLDTGVGPLAYRVQENMRAITVPTTEVDSIGGYIMPGDKIDILARYPSAEDVPVVEKIQNIEVLEKGPYVVGAEGEQTGVPTSITILVSPGQADIIANASLNGSLYFTLRNPVDTNIVE; from the coding sequence ATGAAGAATAAAAAAAGAGTATGGATCATAACAGTTTTTTTTGCTTTATTCACGACAGGCTTGGTTTATGTTTATCTCAACCGAGTGGCAGCGGCGAGTGAAGCAAACAAAGTGAAAACAGAAAGGGTTGTGGTAGCGTTGGCCACAATCCCGGAACACGTTAAAGTCACCGCTGATATGTTGGAAACAAAAGAAATTGCAGAAGATGCAGTTCATCCGGATGCACTGACTTCCATTGATGAAGTTGTCGGTGGAACAACGACCACTGACTTGGTGGCGGGGGAACAGATATTGAGTGAACGTATTGTTTTGGATACCGGAGTTGGACCATTAGCTTATCGGGTGCAGGAGAATATGCGGGCAATAACGGTCCCGACCACTGAAGTGGACAGTATCGGAGGGTATATCATGCCAGGAGATAAAATTGACATTTTGGCACGCTATCCGTCTGCTGAAGATGTACCAGTAGTCGAAAAGATCCAGAATATAGAAGTTTTGGAAAAAGGTCCCTATGTAGTTGGTGCAGAAGGAGAGCAGACAGGGGTACCAACATCGATAACCATTCTGGTTTCGCCCGGACAAGCAGACATCATTGCCAACGCATCGCTTAATGGTAGTCTTTACTTTACATTACGAAATCCAGTGGACACGAATATAGTGGAGTAA
- a CDS encoding PH domain-containing protein: MAETNAILAWTLVSECAIPGDVNDLLVSGEEAVAAYKTIRDSAIFTNKRLIIRDAQGLSGKKIEIYSLPYSSINMWSTENAGTFDLNAEVELWTRAGHIKVNLKKGIDIRKFDMLIANAILK; this comes from the coding sequence TTGGCAGAAACAAATGCAATATTAGCTTGGACTTTAGTTAGTGAATGTGCAATTCCAGGGGATGTGAATGACTTATTGGTTTCAGGTGAAGAGGCAGTAGCAGCATACAAAACAATCCGTGATAGTGCGATTTTTACAAATAAACGCTTAATTATAAGGGACGCCCAAGGTTTGTCCGGCAAAAAAATAGAAATCTATTCATTGCCATATTCATCCATAAACATGTGGTCGACAGAAAATGCCGGAACATTCGATCTGAATGCAGAAGTCGAATTGTGGACGCGCGCCGGGCATATCAAAGTCAACCTGAAAAAAGGAATCGATATCCGGAAATTTGATATGCTTATCGCGAATGCAATTTTGAAATAA
- a CDS encoding Ltp family lipoprotein — MAKKIKGEDGKVYVEKKPFYKKWWVWFVAVLVLGIGSLGGEDATEDNADAEVVSESVSSESMAESSETGEEIAENPIEDEPVKVDIPEDTAVPTEYKSALNKADSYANTMHMSKAGLYGQLTSEYGEQFSPEAAQYAIDNVQADWNANALKSAESYSKTMHMSKAGIYDQLTSEYGEQFTAEEAQYAIDNIIADWNDNALKTAQSYQKTMNMSPEGIRDQLISDYGEKFTQEEADYAIANLN, encoded by the coding sequence ATGGCAAAAAAGATCAAAGGTGAAGATGGTAAGGTATATGTTGAAAAGAAACCATTTTACAAAAAATGGTGGGTCTGGTTCGTCGCAGTGCTGGTTCTAGGAATTGGATCACTGGGGGGAGAAGACGCGACGGAGGATAACGCAGATGCAGAAGTTGTTAGTGAAAGTGTCTCTTCGGAAAGTATGGCAGAGTCATCCGAAACCGGAGAAGAAATTGCGGAAAATCCTATCGAAGATGAGCCGGTAAAGGTAGACATTCCGGAAGACACTGCGGTCCCAACCGAATATAAATCAGCTCTAAATAAAGCAGATTCTTATGCTAATACGATGCATATGTCCAAAGCAGGCTTGTATGGTCAACTAACATCTGAATATGGAGAGCAATTTTCGCCTGAAGCTGCTCAATATGCCATTGATAATGTTCAAGCCGATTGGAATGCGAATGCATTAAAAAGTGCAGAAAGCTATTCCAAAACAATGCACATGTCCAAGGCCGGGATATATGATCAATTAACTTCAGAATATGGGGAACAATTTACTGCTGAAGAAGCCCAATACGCTATTGATAACATTATTGCCGATTGGAATGACAACGCATTGAAAACAGCACAGAGTTATCAAAAAACAATGAACATGTCCCCAGAAGGCATCAGAGATCAATTGATATCTGATTACGGTGAAAAGTTCACTCAAGAAGAAGCTGATTACGCTATCGCAAACCTAAACTGA
- a CDS encoding DUF192 domain-containing protein encodes MGKLVKRETNEVILEDAKIADSFISRFVGLMGKKDLPEEAGLIIKPCNSVHCFFMRFPIDVIFMDSNDRVVHIMPAMKPGRISPIVRKATYVIESNAYTLSEKLRIGDAISVGK; translated from the coding sequence ATGGGCAAACTAGTGAAGAGAGAGACGAATGAGGTCATTTTAGAGGATGCCAAGATCGCAGATAGCTTCATCAGCCGATTCGTGGGCTTGATGGGGAAAAAGGATTTGCCTGAAGAGGCAGGTCTGATCATAAAACCATGTAATAGTGTGCATTGTTTTTTCATGAGATTCCCTATAGATGTCATCTTTATGGATTCCAATGATAGGGTCGTCCATATTATGCCCGCGATGAAACCAGGAAGAATTTCTCCGATTGTTAGGAAAGCGACATATGTGATTGAGAGTAATGCGTACACATTGAGCGAGAAATTACGGATTGGTGATGCAATCTCTGTCGGAAAATAG
- a CDS encoding TadE/TadG family type IV pilus assembly protein, translated as MFLKKIVGLRRSEKGQGMVEFIFVLPFLLLLLFGMAETGMILNAKITATQAAREGARSSVILPEGADYVTEAESNVATYMANIGKSSGYSADAAVLSSDSLSVTVVYNYIPSFIPGLPNPLQLESTVIMRIE; from the coding sequence ATGTTCTTGAAAAAAATAGTGGGACTGCGAAGGAGCGAAAAGGGCCAGGGGATGGTGGAATTTATCTTTGTGTTGCCGTTTTTATTGCTGTTGTTATTCGGCATGGCTGAAACCGGAATGATTCTGAACGCCAAAATAACGGCCACTCAGGCTGCAAGGGAAGGCGCCAGATCAAGTGTGATACTTCCTGAGGGAGCTGATTACGTCACAGAAGCAGAAAGTAATGTCGCGACATACATGGCTAACATCGGGAAATCTTCCGGCTATTCGGCGGATGCTGCAGTGCTTTCAAGTGATTCGTTATCGGTGACAGTAGTTTATAATTATATACCCAGTTTTATCCCTGGATTACCGAATCCATTGCAATTGGAATCAACAGTTATCATGAGAATTGAATGA